A region of Desulfuromonas sp. TF DNA encodes the following proteins:
- a CDS encoding M20 family metallopeptidase, which produces MLNRAQAIAADIIRIRREIHRHPELGYREELTSALIAGELAALGIPCRRGVARTGVVAEIGQGDGPTVALRADMDALPITEETGLPFASEHPGLMHACGHDAHVAMLLGAARLLKGASFTGRVRLLFQPSEEDNKGDAEGFSGAKRMLMEGALEGVDAVLGLHQAPMLPTGIISLRDGPVLAAADRLSFVVHGRSAHAGVNPEAGIDAVVIAAELVTLLQTVVSRNVGPNDQAVVSIGTIAGGSNYNVVADRVVLSGTTRALNDETYDRNIGRIESICRNLARMHDTAIDFKVEHAVPVTRNDPRVTAVAREAAAKIFPTPGIVAVPPMLGGEDFAYIAARIPSCFALLGTKDPQQDATSLHHPRMLLDEAALPFGAAFLAQAAVDVLASFP; this is translated from the coding sequence ATGCTGAACAGAGCGCAGGCCATCGCCGCGGACATCATCCGCATCCGTCGGGAGATCCACCGTCACCCCGAACTCGGATATCGGGAAGAGCTCACCTCTGCCTTGATCGCCGGCGAACTGGCGGCGCTCGGCATCCCCTGCCGACGGGGAGTCGCCCGCACCGGCGTGGTGGCGGAGATCGGGCAGGGCGACGGCCCGACGGTCGCTCTGAGGGCCGACATGGACGCCCTGCCTATCACCGAGGAGACCGGCCTCCCCTTCGCCTCGGAGCATCCGGGGCTCATGCACGCCTGCGGTCATGACGCGCATGTGGCCATGCTGCTCGGCGCGGCGCGGCTGCTGAAGGGGGCATCCTTCACGGGCCGGGTGCGCCTCCTCTTCCAACCCTCGGAAGAGGACAACAAAGGGGACGCGGAGGGCTTCTCCGGTGCGAAGAGGATGTTGATGGAAGGGGCTCTGGAGGGGGTCGATGCGGTGCTGGGGCTGCATCAGGCGCCGATGCTCCCCACCGGAATCATCAGCCTGCGCGATGGGCCGGTGCTGGCCGCCGCCGACCGCCTCAGCTTCGTGGTGCACGGCCGCTCGGCCCATGCCGGGGTCAATCCCGAGGCCGGAATCGACGCCGTGGTCATCGCCGCCGAACTGGTGACCCTGCTGCAGACGGTGGTCTCACGCAACGTGGGTCCCAACGACCAGGCCGTCGTCAGCATCGGCACCATCGCAGGGGGATCTAACTACAACGTGGTCGCCGACCGGGTCGTCCTCTCCGGCACCACCCGCGCCCTCAATGACGAGACTTACGACAGGAATATCGGCCGCATCGAGAGCATCTGCCGCAACCTGGCCCGGATGCATGATACCGCCATCGACTTCAAGGTGGAGCACGCCGTGCCCGTCACCCGCAACGACCCCCGAGTCACCGCGGTCGCCAGAGAGGCGGCGGCGAAGATATTCCCTACGCCGGGGATCGTCGCCGTGCCGCCGATGCTGGGCGGCGAGGATTTCGCCTATATCGCCGCACGGATCCCGTCCTGCTTCGCCCTGCTCGGCACGAAAGATCCGCAGCAGGATGCGACCTCCCTGCACCATCCCCGGATGCTTCTGGATGAAGCCGCCCTCCCTTTTGGTGCGGCGTTCCTTGCCCAGGCGGCAGTGGACGTGCTGGCGAGTTTTCCGTAA
- a CDS encoding MFS transporter, with protein sequence MGNAKLIFRGTREYRRANFALFIAGFVTFSTLYDFQPLFPNLVSEFGITPTVASLSLSFATFALACTLPLSGTLSDALGRRPLMGLAVILTSLLTFATAYGESLSTLLALRLVQGIVLAGVPAVAMAYLSEEMEPRAVGSAMGLYIAGNAFGGMTGRILTAWLADFMPWRPAVGVIGMISLALGLLFLLLLPPSRNFERRSFNPGQLTTSLLSHLRNPGLFCLFLVAFTCMGGFVTLYNYVTFRLLGPGFGLSQTQVASIFLAYAFGAFGSSFMGSLVNRFGRSTILFASFSIMASGLILTMFSGLPAVVIGIVIFTIGFFGAHSVASAWVGFLATHYRAQASSLYLFSYYLGSSVSGTGGGFFYGLWGWNGVVLLILLLIGLAGIAGMRLMALTREAAPATPIAGQAECE encoded by the coding sequence ATGGGGAATGCAAAACTTATTTTCCGGGGAACCAGGGAGTACAGGAGGGCCAACTTCGCTCTTTTCATTGCCGGATTCGTTACCTTTTCCACCCTCTATGATTTTCAGCCCCTCTTTCCGAATCTGGTCAGTGAATTCGGGATTACCCCGACTGTAGCCAGCCTTTCCCTTTCCTTTGCCACCTTCGCCCTGGCTTGTACGCTGCCGCTCTCCGGAACTCTCTCCGACGCCCTGGGGCGGCGGCCTCTGATGGGACTGGCGGTCATCCTGACCTCTCTGCTGACCTTCGCCACCGCCTACGGCGAGTCCCTGTCGACTCTCCTCGCCCTGCGTCTGGTACAGGGGATCGTTCTGGCCGGCGTTCCGGCGGTAGCCATGGCCTACCTGAGCGAAGAGATGGAACCTCGGGCGGTCGGAAGCGCCATGGGTCTCTATATCGCCGGGAACGCCTTCGGCGGCATGACGGGGCGCATCCTTACCGCCTGGCTGGCCGACTTCATGCCCTGGCGGCCGGCCGTCGGGGTCATCGGGATGATCAGCCTGGCCTTGGGGCTGCTCTTTCTGCTCCTGCTGCCGCCCTCGCGCAATTTCGAGCGCCGCTCCTTCAACCCGGGGCAGCTCACGACGTCACTTCTGAGTCACCTGCGAAACCCCGGATTGTTTTGTCTCTTCCTGGTAGCCTTCACCTGCATGGGAGGATTCGTCACCCTCTATAACTATGTCACCTTCCGCCTCCTGGGCCCGGGATTCGGTCTGAGCCAGACCCAGGTGGCCTCCATCTTCCTCGCCTATGCGTTCGGCGCCTTCGGTTCGAGTTTCATGGGTTCCCTGGTCAACCGGTTCGGCCGAAGCACGATCCTCTTCGCCTCCTTTTCGATCATGGCGTCAGGGCTCATTCTAACCATGTTTTCCGGTTTGCCCGCCGTCGTGATCGGCATCGTGATTTTCACCATCGGATTCTTCGGCGCCCACTCGGTAGCCTCGGCCTGGGTCGGCTTCCTGGCCACCCATTACCGGGCCCAGGCGTCTTCCCTTTACCTGTTTTCCTATTACCTCGGGTCGAGCGTCTCCGGAACCGGCGGCGGTTTTTTCTACGGTCTGTGGGGATGGAACGGAGTCGTGCTGTTGATCCTGCTTTTGATAGGCCTGGCGGGAATTGCAGGGATGCGCCTTATGGCCCTGACCCGGGAGGCAGCGCCGGCGACACCCATTGCGGGGCAGGCGGAATGTGAATAA
- a CDS encoding LysR family transcriptional regulator, with amino-acid sequence MDLRQLRVFVEVARQGSFTRAAEYLRVAQPAVSISIRKLEEELDLILLNRQEKRVSLTAEGEALLIHARGILENFRAAEAEMAELRGLGGGEVRVGIPPMMSSYCFPLIIRDFRVRYPNLKLSVNGEGAAIIQRMISKGEIDMGVIAGHKIPEGLEYQHFLREEIVACVPANHPLAGHDAIAFSDFLQEPQIVFKKGYYMRELMDELAEKIDLKPKVVFETNLFSLVRSLVKERLGISTFLRMVVSGDPELAAVSFNPPLHLDLVIAWKANRHLSRANRAFIDFLHENTRGRESI; translated from the coding sequence ATGGACTTGCGCCAACTCCGTGTTTTCGTCGAGGTCGCCCGCCAGGGAAGCTTTACCCGGGCCGCTGAATACCTGCGCGTTGCCCAGCCGGCGGTCAGCATCTCGATCCGCAAACTCGAGGAGGAACTCGATCTCATCCTCCTGAACCGCCAGGAAAAACGCGTGAGCCTCACCGCCGAAGGAGAAGCCCTGCTGATCCATGCCAGGGGAATCCTCGAGAATTTCAGGGCGGCCGAGGCGGAGATGGCTGAATTGCGGGGGCTGGGCGGCGGTGAGGTGCGGGTCGGAATTCCTCCGATGATGAGTTCATACTGTTTCCCGCTGATCATCAGGGATTTCCGAGTGCGCTATCCGAACCTGAAACTGTCCGTCAATGGCGAGGGAGCCGCAATCATCCAGAGGATGATCTCCAAGGGAGAGATCGATATGGGCGTAATCGCCGGACACAAGATTCCGGAGGGCCTTGAGTATCAGCACTTCCTGCGCGAGGAGATCGTCGCCTGCGTGCCGGCAAACCATCCTCTGGCCGGACACGATGCGATCGCCTTTTCAGACTTTCTGCAGGAGCCCCAGATTGTTTTCAAAAAGGGATATTATATGCGGGAGCTGATGGACGAGCTGGCGGAGAAGATCGACCTGAAACCGAAGGTCGTCTTCGAAACAAACCTCTTCTCCCTGGTGCGGTCGCTGGTGAAAGAGCGGCTGGGAATCTCGACTTTTCTGCGTATGGTCGTCAGCGGAGATCCTGAATTGGCGGCCGTTTCCTTTAATCCGCCGCTTCACCTGGACCTTGTGATCGCCTGGAAAGCGAACAGGCACCTTTCACGGGCCAACCGTGCGTTCATCGATTTTCTGCACGAAAACACCAGAGGTCGGGAGAGTATTTGA